A region from the Pseudomonas sp. KU26590 genome encodes:
- a CDS encoding DUF202 domain-containing protein, whose product MNRRSHAVSSTPVRHDDPGLQPERTLLAWRRTLLTLIGVCTLFLRWIPPFGLMALLPVILSLIAGILIQIGLNARYRKSARGMTQERIPAPLREVVVLGCTVMVLSVVGIVAVVSG is encoded by the coding sequence GTGAACCGGCGCAGTCATGCTGTGTCGTCGACGCCGGTGCGCCATGATGACCCCGGCCTGCAACCCGAACGCACGCTGCTGGCCTGGCGCCGGACGCTGCTGACGTTGATCGGGGTATGCACTCTGTTTTTGCGCTGGATTCCGCCGTTCGGTTTGATGGCGCTGCTGCCCGTCATCCTTTCGCTGATCGCGGGCATCTTGATCCAGATCGGCCTCAACGCCCGTTACCGCAAAAGCGCCCGGGGTATGACCCAGGAGCGTATTCCGGCGCCATTGCGTGAAGTAGTGGTGCTGGGTTGCACGGTGATGGTGTTGAGTGTGGTGGGGATTGTTGCGGTGGTGTCTGGCTAA